In Miscanthus floridulus cultivar M001 chromosome 8, ASM1932011v1, whole genome shotgun sequence, the sequence gttattcctagtttattcatcgttcattggttttttcatacctttcctttgcattattgtaacattagggtgaatatattgtaggcccagctggaacaagagaggaggatatggGAGCAGATGctggcgaagatggagagggtggaggccgagcgggaggccgagcagcggaggatggtggagattcttcagtacatgcaaagtcttggtgccgctacgggtgtagctccgccaccttcgctattcgctccacttccacctccacctcctcactattctactcctgtgagtataaatgttttagtttgtatgttcatgcttacggtcaaacctagtggagtatgaaagtttattcatgtatggtatatatttaacttgtctcacacatgcaatctcttctcctttgtgtagaatcaatcggcggcatcgaacgatcctcatgcttcagcgaatccttcaccaaatcagtgatgatacttgtggttgttaatgatacttctatttgcaattgtggttgatgatgatggagcacttggattgcttgtgaatttatttgtgatatattgtgagacatgtgacatttgtgatatatatgtgacgtttgtgatatatatgtggtgttggtgatatatatgtgatgttgatgatatatatgtgatgttggtgatgtttgttatatatatcttctgtttgtttggatgggatgtaaaaaacaaataaaaaaggctgttttcagtcactttgccgggtgcaatggccatgacactcggcaaagtgaccatctaGGAACTACCTGGAACATGCTTTgttgagtgcaatggccattgcactcggcaaacatcacagatttaccgagtgccatggtccaggcactcggcaaaggtcgccactttgcctagtgtcgccgacaagacactcggcaaagtggccacctttgccgagtgtttaagtcaatggcactcggcaaatcaggtacctttgtcgagtgcttgaccttgacactcgacaaagccgcCATcatggtggcgctcgccgtcatggccacttttctttaccgagtgtcggattggcacccggcaaagcctttgccgagtgcccgatataatgcactcggcaaagaggtctttgccgataaactgtttaccgagcgcccttcactcggcaaaggctttgccgagtgtatatcggcctttgccgagtgccgaatctGCCTCCGGTagtgaaagaaaaacactcagcaaagataaagtttgccgagtgtaaaaaaacactcggcaaagaaataaaatatttttttctaaaaaagaagaagaagaaaaaaaataaaaaaaaactttgccgagtgctcagatctagaacactcggcaaagaaataaaaaaacttttaaaaagaatgagaaaaaagaaaaaaaatactttgccgagtgcctagatctaggacactcggcaaacaaaaaaaatatatgtTCTTTAACCCCCCAGCGCAGGAATCGAATCCACACTGCCCATCCCGCCTCGCTCTCTGCGCCGCTCGTTGCAGTGTCCGCGCTATCCTCCACAACGTCTCGTGTGCCATTCATGTTGGATCAGCCCTGGATCACTGACATGGACCTCTTGGACGGCGGGATCGAAGGCCACGTGGAGTTATTTCCACCGCCAATTCATTTGTGTTTCTCTACTgagaatgacatgtgggcccaacaTGATGTCATCTCTAGCAGAAATATCTCCCTCCGTCTCCCTCAATGCATCTCTCTCATCTCCCTCTCTCGCATCTCTCGTCGCGTCTCTCTCACCCGAGACCGCATCTCTTCGGTCGTCCCCCTCCTCCAGCCGGCCTCCTCCACCCCCACCTCTGGCCTATCCTCTCCACCTCCAACCCCACCTCTGGCCGGCCCCCTTCACCTCCACCTCCGGCGGCGCTCTTCACCAACACCTCCACATCCGCCTCTAAGGAGACGGCGGCCGGTGGTGGCAGCACGGGCGTGgcgggtggtggcgtggtggtggtggcgtggtggtggtgggcggcggtggcgtggcgggtggtggcgtggtggtggtgggcggcggtggcgtggtggtggtgactCGTGGCGACGGCCGTGAAGCTGGGGAGCGGAGGCGAGACGGAGGGCGTGAAGCTAGGCCGCGGTGCAGGGGAAGGGCGCCGCCGAGGAGACCGGCCGGTGgtggctttttttatttttttggccgGTGgtggctttttttatttttttggccaGTGGtggctttttttttatttttcagaaaaaatatttgccgagtgtattttgggcattcggcaaagtctttgccgagtgtctgacaaaaaacactcggcaaattagcgTTTGCCgttaaagggtttgccgagtgtcgtttgtcgagtgtaacactcggcaaaccctttgccgagtgtttttggggtttcgccgagtgcccctggcactcggcaaatatcctgtatccggtagtgaatgcagtccatgcatgcatgcaaatgagaTGCATATATCTACTCTTCTAATAAACCTAGTTAAATCTTCTAAGTTTGACAAAATTTAACTTCTAATAggtatcattagatttatcatgCATATATCCTTGCATCCCACTCTTCTAATAAACCTGACATATATACATGCATCCCACTCTTCTAATAGGATGCAATTCTAGAAGTTTACTCAAATCTTCTAAGTTTGACACAATTTGTATAGAAAGATATTGATGATATCTAACATACTAATAGGTACCATTAGATTtatcatggaatatatttttatataatataTCTACTTGAAGCTATAAATGTtcgtactattttctataaacctagttaAGTTAAGATAATTTGACTTGAACCAGACTTCCATCCTTACGGGATGGTGCGGACATGCCCACGCATACATAACTATGACAAACAAAATATTAATCATATTGGATGGATAGCAAGTTACATGGGATGGCATATACCTACTCCACATAATCTCTCTATATAACCTACTTCATTTAATAATATTAATATATTCGCAATTACTAAAGTAATCGTACACATTATGCAAGCACACCAGTAAGGCacgggcctgttcgctggttggtgctggtgctggtttgggctggctggtgctgattttttgtgagaggaaaatactgttggctggttgaataagcctggctgaaaccaacaagcgaacatggtatAAAAGGATAACAGTTAAGTCTCTCTTTAAATTTCACATGAATTGTATAAGAAATTCGCAAAAACCAGTTTATTTTCATAAGAAAAAATATAGCAAACAAGAAAAATTCCAGCATTTGAAAGGGGGCTAACAGTTCTTGTAATTTACAGGATTGAAATCGAGCACATAGTCCTCCTAGGAGAAACCTAGCTACTGCCTGTATTCCACCTTGTTGTGCCTACAAGGCTAACTACTGCAGGGCTGTCGCGAGCGTCCTGATGCTCGGCTGGATCGTGGCGGCGCGGTAGCTCATCCCCAACCCGAGGCCGACGAACAACGTCGTCGAGTGGTCCTTGCAGGCGAGCTGCAGGGCGTCGTCGAACGCCTGCGCCCAGGTGACGGCGTCGTTCGCGCGCAGGTAGTCGTAGTTGCTCCTGTGCCTCGCCTGCTTCTCCTCGGCGCTCATGGTGGTGACCGCCGCGTGCATGGCGTTGGCCAAGCCCTCCAGGTCCCACGGGTCCACGCGGATCGCGCCGCGCAGCGTCGGCGAGCACCCGGCGAACTCCGACACCACGACGGCGCTGTGCTTCCGCGCGCCGGGGGCCTCCTCGCGGCACGCCGTGTAGAAGTAGGGGACCCGGTTCAGCCCGTCGCGCACGGCGCTGACGACGCAGCAGTCGGCGGCGGCGTAGTAGGCCACCTTCTCGGACATGGGCACGGGGCCGTCGATCATGACCACCGGCGCTGTATCGGCCCTCGCGAAGCGCGTGTTGATGCGCTGCAGTATCTGTTGCGTCTCGCCGCGGACGCCGTCGACGTCGCGCCCGCGGCTGCGCGCCGGGTTGTTTATCTGCACGAGCACCACCTGCTCGTGCACGTTGGAGTGCGTCTCCAGCATCTTCTCCATGGCGAGCAGCTTCAGCTTCACGCCCTTGAAGAGGTCGACGTCGTCCACGCCGACGATGAGCGTCCGCCCGCGGTACGCCTCCGCGATCTCCTTCGCTTTGGCGGCGGCCTCCGGCGTGGCCAGCGTAGCCCGGAGCCACCCCAAATCGAGGCCTACGGAGAGGGTCTTGACCACGACGGTCCGGCCGTGGTAGTTGATACCCGTCGTGTGCCCGGTCCGGGCGCCGCCGGAGACGCCGAGGTGGCGCGAGCAGCAGGTCACGAAGTGGCGCGCGTAGTCGGCTGTCTGGAAGCCGACAAGGTCAGCGTTGAGGAGGCCTCGGAGGAGATCGTCGCGGACGGGGACGTCGCTGAAGATCTCGGGGGAGGGGAACGAAGAGTGAAGGAAGAACCCGAGGCCGGCGCGCGGGCACTTGCGGCGGAGGAAGGTGGGCAGCACCCAGAGGTGGTAGTCGTGGACGATGACGAGGTCGCCGTCGTCCGGCGAGACCACCTCGGTGACGCGGTCCGCGAACTGCTTGTTCACCGCGAGGAAGGTTCGGTACATACCGGCATCGAAGCGCAGGTCGCCGTCGTGGGCCGGCGAGAGCGGCAGCAGGTAGTGGACGAGCGGCCACAGGTAGTGTTTGCAGAAGTCGTCGTAGAACTCGCTGTGGCGGGCGCCGTCCAGGTACACGGGGAGGCAGGAGAAATTCTCCATGAGGTAGTTGTCGAGCTCGTCGGAGGGGACGATCTTGGATTCGGCCGAGGCGGGCAGCGTGCCGATGAAGGTGAGGGGCGCCGGAAGGCCGCGCGACAGCTGGAACGCCACCGCGTCGGGGTCGATGGAGAAGGCGAAGCCGAATGGCGAGTCCGGGTCCTCCGACGCGCGGAGGGGGAGCCGGTGGGCCGCCACGATGCGGCGCGCCGTCGGGCCACCGGCTCCATTGACTtgcggcgccgtcgccggcgccggcTCTAGCTCTAGCTCCATGGAGGGGACCGAGGGGTTAGCCGTCCACGAGGGGATCGTGCTTCCTTGCATGCGAGCAGGGAGTGAGGTGGCAATGGGACCTTGCTTGGTCTCCTCTCGCGGTGGGGTTGGGTGTCAGTGAGCTGTGTGCTCTGTGTACTGTGGGGGAGGGAGTGGTGGGGTATATATACTAGTGGGAGGGCTGCAGCTGTCGCTGAATTTGCAGATTAGTACTTGGAATTTGGAACTATTCAACGGAAGGCTCTTCACCAAAGGTGGAACCGTGGAAGAAAAGATTTGGTACGGACACAAGAAATGGACGATTTGGAGGGGCTCTTTGGTGTAACGGTTTGGCGCGGCGGGTAACGCAGGGTTCACGGTTCGAAGCACTCAACGGTCATCTCGCCAGCAAACATGTCCAGCTCGTAGTACAGTGGCGTCACGCGCACGCGCGTGGCGTCACGCGCAATATATATCTGACGTGGCTTAACGTATTCCGAGTTAGTTGGACATAATTCGGTGTATGCGGAAACAACTCTTTTAGCTGGCAAAGAAGAGTGCCAGCTAGGTTGAGCATATTTAGCAGTGATTAAATGTATTGCTACGTTATCGACCAATGCGGGCGTGAGTGACATGGCTTTTTTTTTAGGATTGTGGCTTTTGTTGCGTTTTGCCGTTTCCAAAGGCATTGGCAATGGTCTCGCGTCTGTGTGTGTTTCTTTCGTCGAATACGGCTATAGATTCCTTATAAACAATGTATACTTAGAAGAATGTGGTTGAATTATATCGCATTGGTTGAATTTTATAGCATGTGTAGCATACAGTTTTACATGGGAATGACACAAATTATAGGGACTAGACTAAAACTTCGAATTTTATAGTAGTTAGGGTGAAAAATGTAAAAGTGATGGATGATATATGCTAGGAGCTCATTAAATACAAACGTTCCAAAACAATATATCCAAATGATACGATGTATTACTTAGCCAGTTTTGACTACATAATTAATGTAGGGCCACATAGGTTCCCTGCAGATTTGGTATCAATGGAAAAGGGCTAGTTCTGTGGCTGAAATAATAAGTATGGATATATCACTTTGTTTGCACTTGGAGTGGATATTTGGATCATCCATTTCTGCAGGCTTTTTGTGGCAGTTTTGGATTGTGACTATTTAGTAAGTGTGATAATATGGCATGTGCAACTTATCTTTTATTCTATTAACTATTAAGGGttcaagtgtgtgtgtgtgtgtgtggcacACACACATTTTTATAAGTTATAAGCTATATCATTAATGACTAGAGAAAGAAGATTGAGGAGAGACTACGTCCTTGTAGATGGGCACCGCGCCACACCCTTTTCATGCAGATAGATGGAAATCTTATAGGAattaaaaataagaaatttgacaACTAGTTATCTCAGCAGTCACCAAAATAAGTCAACGAGGGAGGCCTAATTGTGAAGATATAAAGATATTAAAAAAATCTTAAAGATATAAAGATATTATAAGTAGATAGATAAAAGAAAATTATGAAGTCTCCCTCGTTGACTTATTATAAATAGATAAAAAAATCTTAAAGATATAAAGATATTATTAATAGATAGATATTTATAATATAAAGatattataaatatatatatcaatacatCCGCTTAAAAAAAGATGCAATTCAAGGTCTAATCGAAGTGAAACTATTTTAAGTgtgactaagggggtgtttggtttgggctgctaaactttagtccctcaTAAATGGTTTAGTCCTATTTAGTCACTCTAGAGTTGCTAGAGAAGATTACAGCCCTTTTAGTCCCATTTAGTCATAGCGTTTGGATAAAAAATGGCTAAATGGGACTAATATGACTAGATTTAGGAGCTCCTGGCTGAACCAAACACCTCCTAAATTTATCGAAAATAGTATCAACATACTATGTAAAATTGTTTCACGACAGATCTAACAATTCTTTTGGTATAtgataaatgttagtatttttacATAAATTTGGCTAATTTAGGATTATTTGATCTAGTACTATCTAGAATTTGTATGTTTTTTGGACGGAGGGATATATAGGTAACTCACATGTTGATTCTCATCGTTTCTCACATCTTCTTCCTCCATACCATAGATGCTTCATCGGCGGGGCCAAATTCTTTCCGGAGATTGTTTGATGACAGATCACCATTTAGCGACCAATTATAGCAATGATGAGTCAGACCAAGTTTCCCTAAAACTAGTTTTCTAATGCACAAAAGCATGCAATTGATTCGCTCTCCATGATAGCTCATATACTACATGTACTACTATAGATAATTCATCATCGCTAGCTCAGAGACCACCGTCACCGCTGATTTCACGAGTCAACGGTGATAGTAGGGAATGGTATGAATCTTCACCACTATCGGTTTGAAAATAGGTGGTGATTTTTTATAAGAAAAAAGCACAACCGCACCTGCTGCCACCCATACGCGCCATGTCGCCGTAGTCCACGCGCATCCCAACCATGTTGCTCGCGAGCTCGCGCATGTGCCGACCCACGTCATTCGCCACCAAACTCGCCCCTTGTCATCATCGGATCCAGGCTGATCTAGGCCGTCGGCGTCGCCGTCGCATAGATCCAAGCTGGGGCGCCACACCCTCACGTGACGCAATCGTGCCTAACGCCATGCCTCGTCCTAGGTGGCCCTAGATCTGCCTTACCTGGCTATGGAAGAGGAAGGAGCGGTGGTGGGAGAGGAAGGTGCGCAGGCAGAGGAGGCGGCTCTTGTAAGGGAAGAGGGGGGACGCAAATGGGAGAGAGGGCCGGCGTGTGTGCGTGAAAGAGAGACGACAGCTAGCATTTAAGCGTATATATACTTGCGGCTGGTTTTCAGTACCGCTTGGTATCCTCGGTCTGCGCTGGCGAATACTTTGATGCCGTTGTTAGTGGCCCTCTCTTGTAGATGCTTTGTTGTCTAGAGCGCGATGGCCCCCACCTTGGCGGATGGTTTGTCGTCATGGGCGCCTCGGTCTACGCTGGCGGATACTTTGCCGCCATTACTACTGGATGCTCGTCTGTCTTCTCTGGGTGGATGCTTTACCACCACTGCACTGTCCCTTCTGCAGGCAACCATTGTGTTGATGTCTCTTAGTCTCACAGTGGTGTTGAGGGCTGTCATTGTTTCTTTTTTCTACTTGTTGTTTTGCTTTGTTTCAGATCACTCACCACTGTCTTGGTGGTCTGTAATTTGTGATATGAGGGTTCTCCCATAGTTGCTTGTGTAATTCTACACGTGCTAAGCCACGCTCGTGAGAAAAGTACCGCTTTGAACCGATGGTGAAAACAAATCTAGTTTTCACCGGTGGTTCAATACACAAACATGTAGTGATAATATATCATCGCTGGTAAATAGAAACGGACGGTGAAAATAGCGTTGACAATAACCATTTTTGCTGTAATGATGGCCAGTAAGATAGCTTAGTCTACGGTGCACGAGGGGACGCAATGGCTATGGTTACCTTTTTATTACAGAGGCCAAAATTCCATTTTAAGTAAATCTTATTCCATCTGAAAAAGATGCACGGACTGGCACTCGTCGACCAAGCATGAACGACACTGAGTGGAGGGTCACCGGCCAGGACTTGAGGAGCCAGCGGTGTCCGTGGTGAGCGAGGTTGGCGATCGCCGGTCGGTCGAGCAACGCGATACTAGCTCCTCTCATCTCTGCCATGGCGCCGTGTCATTGTCAGTTGCTTGCGAGAGCTAGACAGTGGCACAGGGGAAATCATCGTCTAGCTAGTACTAGTAGGCCATATATCCGGTTAAGGTGAAGCAACCCTCTAGCTCATAGAGACTGGACAAACATAGAGAAGAGTGGCGAGGTCAGTCAGGGCTGGGCTCATCAGTATGggccggccatggcggggtggGTCTCGTGGGCTTGGAGCCACAGCGTAGGCCCAAAAgacgattttttttttgttggacTAAAGAGCAGTTCTCACTCGTTGATTGATATATCTTGTTTCACATTGCAAAAAGTCTATTTTATTACCTCCTTAAACTATATTATAATAGTGCTCTTTTTTTCTCCTTGAACTTCAAAACTCAACATCTTACCCGGTAACTCCTAAAACCATTCAACTTACCTACTACTTGCCCTGTTTTGAAGTGTGTTTGaagacggttttgtctttttctagtTAAAAAAATCTAGTAAATACTTGATAAGCCTATTAAAATACACAAAATGTATCTAAGCATCTtaaaattccaaaaataatattAAATATCAATTAGAATACGAtgaatccaaataaaatatttatagcTTGTGAAAATACATCATTAGAAGCTTCCAAAATTTAGAATTtagctctagctaggaaaattgGGGGGGGGGGCAAGTCCCCAAAACATTCCAATTGATGTGTAAACTTGGTTTAAATAAATTATACAACAAAAAGTATAAGACACAACCAACGTGAATGCATTCAGCATTAAGGCatgttgcattcatgctagttGCATGCATCTCATATTTTGTAGTGTAAAGTTTTTGAAACAAGTTTATACAATGACTAAAATGTTTGGAAAGTTTCTATAATTTACATATATTTCCATTTTCCAAGAGCAATTTTTTTAATCTTTTAGATATattttcatgagctctaaatattttacTTAAATTCTTCATAAAATGCCAATCTATCTCTATGACTTATTTATAATTTTTAGAAGGTTAGAGACATTTTCTGTAGTTTATAAACATTATCAAGTATTACCAGATTTTTTAACTAAAAAGACAAAAAAAACATCAAGACCACTTCAAACTAGTGTAGGGAAATAATTTAGATAGTTTTGTGAGTTTAGGGGCTAAAGATGTCCAGTTTTAGAGTTTGAGAAGAAATATTAGACTAAGGCAATATTTTAAGGAGATAAAATGGACATTTTCATTTTAGATTTCCTCATCTCAATCGATTGAGAGATCCTTCAGGTCACATAACATCTCAATCGCGACCGCCACCTGATTGTAGCATGCTGGGACAACACGGAGTTATTTCTTGACCACCCTCGCGTCGTCAACACTCGTCTCCCTGAGTGCATGAAGGTTGGTGGCAAGGTCGCTGATGCGAATCACAAAGTCATCTACTTCCTCGCCATCATGGAACGTGATCGACTCGAACTCCTTCAGTAGCCTCTGGGCATTTGCCTCCTTGACGCAATCTATGCCCAGATGCATCGTCTTCACTGCATCCCACGACTCCTTGGCGCTCTTCTTGCCCACCGGGGTTGAATGCATCTCCTTTGGCACTCCTTTGATAAGTGCCGCCAATGCAAGACGATCTTGCCATCGTTCAACCTTGGTCGAATCGATCGCATCCCAAAGCCACATGCCCCTCGAGCTGTAGAAGCATTATTCGAACATGTAACGCGGGGTTCACGATTTGAAGTGCTCAACGGTCATCTCACCAGCGAACATGTCCAGCTGGCAGTATAGCCGTGAGCATGCGCACGCGGCAGAACATTCATTATCCGATGTGGTTTAACGTACTCCAAGTTAGTTGGGTGTAATTTGGGGTATGCGAAAATAGTTCTATGTCACATCTGGCCCAATttgaatttggcccatagtggcccatgtgcatgttaatgagatattgtggagagtttagtcccaccttggttgttaaaggtgagatagaccaacatataaggcttatAGAGTCCATCTCACCATCCCTAGGTTAATCCTTTTATTAtgtgaagcgaggacgaaagtgtaaGTGGAACGGTAGTAGGTGTGGTTCACTTAGTGTGCAAAGTGAATCTGAGATGTTTGGACTCcgggcgttacaaatggtatcagagccgagacCTTCGCGGCCACGGGCGTGTGTGGGTCAGGGGCgcggacatggggttcattgcgcGTGTTGGCCCTACGGGGTGCACGGCATGGCAGATGTGCCGACACTGGACGCACGGTCAcgtgtgctaagagggaacgttCCTGATCATCGTTTGCCCGGTTATGGGTGTGTTGGGGCGACGAGGACGTCGGTTCCTTTGAGGGGAGGTGTATGTCACATCTGGCCCAGTttaaatttggcccatagtggcccatgtgcatgttaatgagatattacgaagagtttagtcccaccttagttgttaaaggtgggatagaccaacatataaggcttttaGAGTCCATCTCACCATCCTTAGATTAATCCTTTTACTCGAAGCGCACGGTTGTGGGTGTGTTGGTCCGATGAGGATGTCGGTTCCTTTGGGGGTGTATGTCATATCTGGCCCAGTTTGAATTTGGTCCATAATGGCCCATGTGCATGTTATAAGATATTGTGGatagtttagtcccaccttggttattaaaggtgggataaaccaatatataaggcttctagagttcaTCTCACCATCCccaggttaatccttttacgcgaagtgaggacgaaagcgtaagtgggacggtggtaggtgtggttcactcAGTGTGCAGAGTGGATCTAAGCTGGACTCGGGGCATTACATTTTAGCTGGCGAAGAAGAGTGCCAACTGCGTCGAGCATATTTTGTAGCGACTAAATGTATTTGCCGTTACATTATCGATCAATGCGGTCGTGAATGACATGGCTTTTTTGTACGATCGTGGCGTTATGTTGTATTTTGGAATTTGTGAAGGCAGTGGTAGTTGTCTCACATTTGTCTGTGTTTATTTCATCAAATAAGGCTGCACATTTCTTATAAACAATGTACACTTAGAAGAAAGTGGCTGAATCATATGCAATGCATAGGTTGAATTTTACAATATGTGTAGCATACACTTTTACATGGGAATGACACAAATCATAGGGACTAAACTAAAACTTTGAATTTTATAGTAGTTTGGGTGAAAAATGTAAAAGTGACGGATATATTCTAGGAGCTCATTAAATACGAACGTTCCAAAACAATATATCTAAAAGATACGGTGTATTACATGGCTAATTTTGACTACATAATTAATGTAGGGGCACCTAGGTTCTCATATTTCTTCTGCAGATTTAGTATCAATGGGAAAAGGGCTAGTTCTGTAGCTGAAATAATAAGTATGGATATATTGTTATGAAATATTAATGTGGATGTCCATAACCCCTATACCATCAAAGCTATAACCTTCTACTTCATCAATGGTGTAACTCTCCTagcatcaattcttgtaactccaTCTCACATGTATGGCTATATATAGGAGGGCTTATGTATTGGAAATAAGATAAGAGAAAAGAGAACAGCTCATTTCCTTCCTGTCTAAATTTGTTCTCCACATTCTTACATACACATTCTTGATAGTCAAACTAGCTATTATATAACATATATCACTTTGTTTGCACTTGGAGTGGATATTTGGATCATCCATCTCTGCAGGCTCTTTGAGAGAGTAGAAAAGAGAAAagcaaaataataataaaaaaatatgagaTATACATACCACAGGCTTTGCAGATTTTATTTCTATCTATTTAATTTCCTGAACACAGGGTTCACAATTTTTCTTTTAATATATTTATTTTCTTTATATCTTTAATATTTGTTTTCTTGGTATATACAATTAGGAATCAATGGCGTGGCCAGATAAGCCGTGGCTTGACCTTCGAAAAGATGGCCCTCCCTAGCTCGTTTACTTATTTTGGTGACCGCTGATGACCTGATGTCCAAAACGACAAATGCAAAGAGATAACCATTTGacaaatatttttcttttttttatttctaagATATGACTTCCATCTATCTGCATTAATTTTTTATTCAGATAGATGAAAGTCTTATCTTAGTAATAAAAAATGGTAGTATTTGTCAACTAGCTATCTCTTTGCACTTGTGGTTTTGGACACCAGCAATCAGCCAGTCAGCAAGGGAAGCCATTTTTCGATGGTGAAGGCACGGCTTATCCAGCCATGATATCGATTCCTAATTGTATATCAAGAACAAATCTTAAAGATATAAAGATATTATAAATAGATAGTCTATCTATCTATAAAGATATTAAGAAAacaaatcttaaagaa encodes:
- the LOC136468463 gene encoding probable alpha,alpha-trehalose-phosphate synthase [UDP-forming] 9 → MQGSTIPSWTANPSVPSMELELEPAPATAPQVNGAGGPTARRIVAAHRLPLRASEDPDSPFGFAFSIDPDAVAFQLSRGLPAPLTFIGTLPASAESKIVPSDELDNYLMENFSCLPVYLDGARHSEFYDDFCKHYLWPLVHYLLPLSPAHDGDLRFDAGMYRTFLAVNKQFADRVTEVVSPDDGDLVIVHDYHLWVLPTFLRRKCPRAGLGFFLHSSFPSPEIFSDVPVRDDLLRGLLNADLVGFQTADYARHFVTCCSRHLGVSGGARTGHTTGINYHGRTVVVKTLSVGLDLGWLRATLATPEAAAKAKEIAEAYRGRTLIVGVDDVDLFKGVKLKLLAMEKMLETHSNVHEQVVLVQINNPARSRGRDVDGVRGETQQILQRINTRFARADTAPVVMIDGPVPMSEKVAYYAAADCCVVSAVRDGLNRVPYFYTACREEAPGARKHSAVVVSEFAGCSPTLRGAIRVDPWDLEGLANAMHAAVTTMSAEEKQARHRSNYDYLRANDAVTWAQAFDDALQLACKDHSTTLFVGLGLGMSYRAATIQPSIRTLATALQ